From the genome of Pseudomonas putida:
CGATGATTCTCGAACGCGCCAGCGGCGCGCCGGTGTACCAGCTCGACCTGTGGATGATCGGCGCCGAGGAAAGCCGCCGGATGTTGTGGGAAGCGGCTGACGAGGCCGACCTGATCCTCATCGAAGGGGTCATGGGCCTGTTCGATGGGACCCCGTCCAGTGCCGATCTGGCGCGGCATTTCGGCGTGCCGGTGCTGGCGGTGATCGATGGCACGGCCATGGCCCAGACCTTCGGCGCCCTGGCCCTTGGCCTGGCCCGTTACCAGGCCGACCTGCCGTTCGCGGGCGTGCTGGCCAACCGTGTCGGCAGCCTGCGCCATGCGCAACTGCTCGAAGGCAGCCTGACCGAAGGCCTGCGCTGGTATGGTGGCTTGTCACGCGAGCGTGGCATCGAGTTGCCCAGCCGTCATCTGGGGCTGGTCCAGGCCAGCGAATTGAACGACCTGGATGCCCGCCTGGATGCCGCCGCCCAAGCGCTAGGCGCCAGTTGCGATGCCACGCTGCCGCCTCCGGTGGCCTTCGCCGAACCCGAGCCAAAGGCGCTCGCCACTTCACTGGGCGGCGTGCGCATCGGCGTGGCGCGGGACGAAGCGTTTGCCTTCACCTATGGCGCCAACCTCGACCTGCTGCGTCAGCTGGGCGCGCATCTGGCGTTCTTCTCGCCGCTGCACGATCGCCAACTACCGGAAGTGGACAGCCTGTACCTGCCGGGCGGCTATCCCGAACTGCACCACCACGCGCTGGCCGCCAACATGCCGATGAGTGAGGCGATCCGTGCCCATTATGCTGCCGGCAAGCCTTTGCTGGCGGAGTGCGGCGGTATGCTCTATCTGCTCGAAGCCCTGACCGACGTGGCCGGCGAGCGCACCGAGCTGCTCGGCCTGTTGCCCGGAGAGGCAACGATGCAAAAGCGTCTGGCGGCCTTGGCCCTGCAAGCGGTGGAGTTGCCCGAAGGCACGCTGCGTGGCCACACCTATCACCATTCGCTGACCAGCACCGAACTGCAGCCGATCGCCCGCGGCCAGAGCCCCAATGGCGGGCGCGGCAACGAAGCGGTGTATCGCCTGGGGCGCCTGACCGCCTCGTACGTGCACTTCTATTTCCCCTCCAACCCAGAAGCGACGGCGGCGTTGCTGCGACCATGAACGAGCATGCCTACAGCGCTGCCGAGCGCGCGGCCATTTACCGGGCCATCGGCGAACGCCGCGACATGCGCCATTTCGCCGGTGGCACGGTGGCCCCCGAGGTGCTAGGGCGTCTGCTGGCTGCCGCGCACCAGGCGCCGAGTGTCGGCCTGATGCAGCCGTGGCGGTTCATCCGCATCAGCCAGCGCGATCTGCGCGGGCGTATCCAGGCTCTGGTGGAAGAGGAGCGGGTACGCACGGCCGAGGCCCTGGGCGAGCGCTCCGACGCGTTCATGAAGCTCAAGGTCGAAGGCATCGACGATTGCGCCGAGGTGCTGGTGGCGGCATTGATGGACAAGCGCGAGGCGCACATCTTTGGCCGCCGCACCCTGCCGGAAATGGACCTGGCGTCGCTCGCCTGCGCCATCCAGAACCTGTGGCTGACGGCCCGTGCCGAGGGCCTGGGCATGGGCTGGGTGTCGTTGTTCGACCCGCTGGCCCTGGCCCAGCTGCTGGGCATGCCGGCCGGCGCCAAGCCGGTGGCGGTGCTGTGCCTGGGGCCAGTCCACGAATTCTATGCCGCGCCCATGCTGGTGCAGGAACACTGGGCCGAGGAACGGCCCTTGAGCGACATGCTGTTTGAAAACCGCTGGGGAGAGCAACCATGAGCGTGGCCTTGCTGACCATGGCCGGGGTGGCCCTGGATGCCTTGTTGGGCGAGCCGAGCCGGCGCCATCCGCTGGTGGGCTTTGGCAACCTGGCTTCGGGCCTGGAGCGGCGCCTGAATGCCGGTGGGCGTGGCTGGCGCAGCCATGGCGTGAGCGCCTGGTTCCTGGCCGTGGTGCCGTTGACCCTGGTGGCGTTGATCCTTTCCTGGCTGCCCTATATCGGCTGGCTGGTGGAAGTGTTGGCGCTGTACTGCGCCCTGGGCCTGCGCAGCCTGGGCGAGCATGTGTTGCCGGTGGCCAATGCACTGCGCGTGGGCGACCTGGAAGAGGCGAGGCGACGGGTCGGCTACCTGGTGAGCCGCGAAACCCGCGAGCTGGACGAGCCCGCCGTGGCGCGGGCGGCCACCGAGTCGGTGCTGGAGAACGGCAGCGATGCGGTGTTCGCCGCGCTGTTCTGGTTCGTGGTGGCAGGCGCGCCGGGGGTTGTGTTGTATCGTCTGAGCAATACCCTGGATGCGATGTGGGGCTACCGCAACGAACGCTTCGAGCGCTTCGGCTGGTGTGCGGCGCGTATCGATGACGTCCTCAATTACATCCCGGCACGGCTGGTGGCGCTGACCTATGCGCTGCTTGGCAAGACCCGCCTGGCGCTGACCTGTTGGCGCAAACAAGCGCCCCTGTGGGACAGCCCCAACGCCGGGCCGGTGATGGCTGCCGGTGCCGGTGCCCTGGCGGTCGAGCTGGGAGGCCCGGCTGTGTACCACGGAGAGTTGCACGACCGCCCGCGCCTGGGCGAGGGGCCGATGGCCGACGCCGACGCCATCGAGCGCGGCTGGAACCTGGTGCAGCGCGGCGTGTGGCTATGGCTGCTGCTGATCGCCCTTGGAGGCTACTTCTATGCTTGAGCACGGTGGCCGCCTGTTGAGGGCGGTGCGGCACTACGGCATCCCTCGCGAAGACTGGCTCGACCTGTCCAGTGGCATTGCCCCATGGCCTTACCCGATCCCGCCGATTCCCACGCAAGCCTGGGCCAGGCTTCCCGAGACCGAGGACGGCCTGGAAGAGGCGGCGCGTCGCTACTACGGCGCACGCCAATTGTTGCCGGTGGCAGGTTCCCAGGCCGCGATCCAGGCCCTGCCGACACTGCGCCAGA
Proteins encoded in this window:
- a CDS encoding cobyrinate a,c-diamide synthase; amino-acid sequence: MSRSRHCPAVLIAAPASGQGKTTVTAALARLHRNLGRKVRVFKCGPDFLDPMILERASGAPVYQLDLWMIGAEESRRMLWEAADEADLILIEGVMGLFDGTPSSADLARHFGVPVLAVIDGTAMAQTFGALALGLARYQADLPFAGVLANRVGSLRHAQLLEGSLTEGLRWYGGLSRERGIELPSRHLGLVQASELNDLDARLDAAAQALGASCDATLPPPVAFAEPEPKALATSLGGVRIGVARDEAFAFTYGANLDLLRQLGAHLAFFSPLHDRQLPEVDSLYLPGGYPELHHHALAANMPMSEAIRAHYAAGKPLLAECGGMLYLLEALTDVAGERTELLGLLPGEATMQKRLAALALQAVELPEGTLRGHTYHHSLTSTELQPIARGQSPNGGRGNEAVYRLGRLTASYVHFYFPSNPEATAALLRP
- the bluB gene encoding 5,6-dimethylbenzimidazole synthase; this translates as MNEHAYSAAERAAIYRAIGERRDMRHFAGGTVAPEVLGRLLAAAHQAPSVGLMQPWRFIRISQRDLRGRIQALVEEERVRTAEALGERSDAFMKLKVEGIDDCAEVLVAALMDKREAHIFGRRTLPEMDLASLACAIQNLWLTARAEGLGMGWVSLFDPLALAQLLGMPAGAKPVAVLCLGPVHEFYAAPMLVQEHWAEERPLSDMLFENRWGEQP
- the cbiB gene encoding adenosylcobinamide-phosphate synthase CbiB — its product is MSVALLTMAGVALDALLGEPSRRHPLVGFGNLASGLERRLNAGGRGWRSHGVSAWFLAVVPLTLVALILSWLPYIGWLVEVLALYCALGLRSLGEHVLPVANALRVGDLEEARRRVGYLVSRETRELDEPAVARAATESVLENGSDAVFAALFWFVVAGAPGVVLYRLSNTLDAMWGYRNERFERFGWCAARIDDVLNYIPARLVALTYALLGKTRLALTCWRKQAPLWDSPNAGPVMAAGAGALAVELGGPAVYHGELHDRPRLGEGPMADADAIERGWNLVQRGVWLWLLLIALGGYFYA